The Candidatus Marinimicrobia bacterium CG08_land_8_20_14_0_20_45_22 genome has a window encoding:
- a CDS encoding multifunctional 2',3'-cyclic-nucleotide 2'-phosphodiesterase/5'-nucleotidase/3'-nucleotidase: MKKLFYPIILISVALTSTTFSQRTADYPESDYLKVEIIFTNDIHGGIDRSDATFINPDFPPKLGGGAVAGRYIFQQRELARKNGWGFLLLDAGDIYQGTPLGTLSEGESIIQYMNTVGYDAITTGNHDFDNGWKNLKKLSDSARFPFIAANLYRKSTGQLVEFVKPYIIKEIQGIK; encoded by the coding sequence TATCCAATCATCCTTATTTCGGTTGCGCTGACGAGTACGACTTTTTCGCAACGCACTGCCGATTATCCAGAGTCGGATTATCTCAAGGTCGAAATCATTTTTACGAATGATATTCACGGAGGAATCGATCGCTCCGACGCGACGTTTATCAATCCAGATTTTCCGCCAAAATTAGGCGGCGGAGCCGTTGCGGGTCGATATATTTTTCAACAACGTGAACTTGCGCGGAAAAATGGTTGGGGATTTTTACTGCTCGATGCGGGCGATATTTATCAGGGCACTCCGCTCGGAACGCTCAGCGAAGGCGAATCCATCATTCAGTACATGAATACTGTCGGTTATGACGCGATAACGACCGGTAATCACGATTTTGATAATGGCTGGAAAAATTTAAAGAAATTGTCCGATTCAGCGCGTTTTCCGTTCATCGCGGCCAATTTGTACCGAAAATCGACCGGGCAACTTGTCGAATTTGTCAAGCCGTACATCATCAAAGAAATCCAGGGCATCAAG